In one window of uncultured Campylobacter sp. DNA:
- a CDS encoding uroporphyrinogen-III synthase, translating to MIYLVSNTRFDHPQVRQLAVCEIKFLKFSLPAQIGALIFTSKNAVAAIKFNEISPDLDTPVYAIGEPCAAAAREFGFRDIFVALHGHGNEFAAEIAPLLQGRDALYLRARETVSKLEQILSSAGVRLQSMIAYENSILSLPAAAKPPQGSTLIFTSPKNVRGFTANFGWDEGYRAICIGRTTASVLSEFCEPIICERMSIKSCVDLALLP from the coding sequence TTGATATATCTGGTGTCCAATACGAGATTTGATCATCCGCAGGTGAGGCAGCTTGCGGTCTGTGAGATAAAATTTCTCAAATTTAGCCTGCCTGCGCAGATCGGCGCGCTAATTTTTACCTCCAAAAATGCGGTGGCGGCGATAAAATTTAATGAAATTTCGCCTGATTTAGATACGCCCGTTTACGCTATCGGCGAGCCGTGCGCTGCGGCTGCGCGCGAGTTTGGATTTCGCGATATTTTTGTGGCGCTACACGGGCACGGAAATGAGTTTGCCGCAGAGATCGCGCCGCTCTTGCAAGGCAGAGACGCACTGTATCTGCGCGCGCGCGAGACGGTATCGAAGCTGGAGCAAATTCTATCTAGCGCCGGCGTGCGGCTGCAAAGCATGATCGCCTACGAAAATTCCATCCTTAGCCTTCCCGCCGCCGCAAAGCCGCCGCAAGGCAGCACGCTGATTTTCACCTCGCCCAAAAACGTTCGCGGCTTTACCGCAAATTTCGGCTGGGACGAGGGCTACAGGGCGATCTGTATCGGCAGGACGACGGCGAGCGTTTTGAGCGAGTTTTGCGAGCCGATAATCTGCGAAAGAATGTCGATAAAATCCTGCGTCGATCTGGCGCTTTTGCCATAG
- the purD gene encoding phosphoribosylamine--glycine ligase, translating to MNILIIGGGGREYAIGLRLREDKNVLNLYFAPGNGATKALGKNLDLKDFNELALFAKNNDVTLTIVGAEEPLTKGIVDIFKAQGLAIFGPSAAAAKLEGSKAYMKDFLARNHIKTAKFLSSDDLSEISKFIDTLDGRVVVKADGLCAGKGVIIANSKDEAKKAAADMLSGESFGEAGKRVVVEEFLEGFELSFFAICDGENFVSLPVAQDHKKLFDGDLGPNTGGMGAYAPSPLADTALIKRVQSEIVAPTLKGMKQQGAPFCGVLFVGLMIVGGEPYVLEYNVRFGDPECEVLMPLIDGNLSEILYNAAVGKLSSISLKERFAVGVVMASERYPYSSSQPEPIKTGEIPAGAHICYAGVSEREGQICASGGRVLVSVGVAQSLKQARDAAYALCENIKFSGAQYRRDIAYQALRDKI from the coding sequence TTGAATATCCTAATAATCGGCGGCGGCGGTAGAGAATACGCGATCGGGCTAAGACTTCGCGAGGATAAAAACGTTTTAAATCTGTATTTTGCTCCGGGAAACGGCGCTACAAAGGCGCTCGGTAAAAATTTAGATTTAAAAGATTTTAATGAACTCGCGCTTTTTGCCAAAAACAACGACGTAACTCTTACTATCGTGGGCGCCGAAGAGCCGCTTACAAAAGGTATCGTGGATATTTTCAAAGCGCAAGGTCTCGCGATATTCGGTCCTAGCGCTGCTGCGGCGAAGCTTGAGGGCTCTAAAGCCTATATGAAGGACTTTTTAGCGCGAAATCATATCAAAACCGCAAAATTTCTAAGCAGCGACGATCTATCCGAAATTTCAAAATTTATTGATACCCTAGACGGCCGCGTCGTAGTCAAAGCGGACGGTCTGTGCGCGGGCAAAGGCGTCATCATCGCAAATTCCAAAGATGAAGCTAAAAAAGCCGCCGCGGATATGTTAAGCGGCGAAAGCTTCGGCGAAGCCGGCAAGCGCGTCGTCGTGGAGGAGTTTTTAGAGGGCTTCGAGCTGAGCTTTTTTGCGATCTGCGACGGGGAGAATTTCGTAAGCCTGCCCGTGGCGCAGGATCACAAAAAATTGTTTGACGGCGATCTGGGCCCGAACACCGGCGGCATGGGAGCTTATGCGCCAAGCCCGCTAGCGGATACCGCGCTGATAAAAAGAGTGCAGAGCGAGATCGTAGCACCCACGCTAAAAGGGATGAAGCAGCAGGGCGCGCCCTTTTGCGGCGTGCTGTTCGTAGGGCTTATGATCGTGGGCGGCGAGCCTTACGTGCTGGAGTACAACGTCCGCTTCGGCGATCCGGAGTGCGAGGTTTTGATGCCGCTAATTGACGGAAATTTGAGCGAAATTTTATACAACGCCGCCGTAGGCAAGCTAAGCAGCATAAGCTTAAAAGAGCGATTTGCGGTGGGCGTCGTGATGGCTAGTGAGCGTTACCCTTACAGCTCTTCGCAGCCTGAGCCGATCAAAACGGGCGAAATTCCTGCGGGCGCGCATATCTGTTACGCAGGCGTGAGCGAGCGGGAGGGGCAAATTTGCGCTAGCGGCGGGCGCGTTTTGGTAAGCGTGGGCGTCGCGCAGAGCCTAAAGCAGGCGCGCGACGCGGCTTACGCGCTGTGCGAAAATATAAAATTTAGCGGCGCGCAGTATAGGCGCGATATCGCGTACCAAGCCTTAAGAGATAAAATTTGA
- a CDS encoding RDD family protein, translated as MIVAPLSKRVIAFSIDEAVNVTLFVVVLFAIDEPELVAAAQSGSNLEVQKIASKFILHYAIIKFLYQAIFVYLYGATLGKLAVKIYCVRAGGGSMDIATAAIRAAVRLISEMIFYMGFLVALFTNSRQSLHDMAAKTLVVEIEKE; from the coding sequence TTGATCGTCGCTCCGCTTAGCAAGCGCGTAATTGCGTTTAGTATCGACGAAGCGGTGAACGTAACGCTTTTTGTGGTCGTGCTATTTGCTATCGACGAGCCAGAGCTTGTTGCAGCGGCGCAGAGCGGAAGCAATCTTGAGGTACAAAAGATCGCGTCAAAATTCATTTTGCATTACGCGATAATAAAATTTTTATATCAGGCGATTTTTGTCTATCTATACGGCGCGACGCTAGGCAAGCTTGCGGTTAAAATTTATTGCGTCCGCGCTGGCGGCGGCTCTATGGATATCGCTACGGCAGCGATCCGCGCGGCGGTTAGGTTGATAAGCGAGATGATCTTTTATATGGGATTTTTGGTGGCGCTTTTTACGAACTCGCGTCAGAGCCTGCACGATATGGCGGCGAAAACATTGGTGGTAGAGATTGAAAAAGAGTAA
- a CDS encoding LPS-assembly protein LptD: MKKSKKFKILALSFSALLASSASAKVQDVELIADNVDKKGFLTEASGNVTVYSQDYFITADRATYDEQNGIIELFGNVNAMRGSSETTRAQHVKIDLKNDKQEANVNFMMDKDSELWMQNDASCSDSEYYRVEGSSVSSCNVTDPDWRIKFSSGMLNKESKFLHLFNPRFYVGDVPVLYLPYFGFPTDRTRRTGLLPPEAGYISKEGIYYKQPIYFAPYDSWDFQLDPQVRTRRGFGVYGTFRFTESPYSYGEIRGGVFDNFSRAQKRLEYKNERHHGFEVQYDRSKLATYLLDGDLRENLWIDFTQLNDLEYYDLKEKGGLGNDADNSLVTSRLNYYLTSDEHYFGAYGRYYIDTSKLNADNTFRNEDTVQELPTLQYHKFSNDLGLPNLIYSLDAKARNYTRWEGATARQYEFDVPISISTPLLADYLNFAFTERVYMTNIDWHDKFYYANGDLGEDKSTFYANQYTELSLYTDVARAYDSLYHTMSWRADFRIPSWQQGDIEDRILKYHQYKYDLARGAVDRSRLGNLQDSLYWEDNFLSELKDEYTHENAALSMTQFFYNEDGRKFLRHSVKQRYDFDDHEFDDLEHRIDAYFANGLNIGNRFTYSHKYKSFDKVYTYANYSNDDFSFGLSHAYEYEKLSMEPKRYTKDNYGIVNASVNLPRNNKIFGRWDYDLERSYSKMWRVGLSHTRKCWNYSFVYQEDIEPKNTSTTGYSKASKERGIYFLVNFYPFGGVGYDFSVDSEYGSEK, encoded by the coding sequence TTGAAAAAGAGTAAAAAATTTAAAATTCTAGCGCTCAGTTTTAGCGCTCTTTTAGCAAGTAGTGCGAGCGCAAAGGTCCAAGATGTCGAGCTCATAGCCGATAATGTCGATAAAAAGGGCTTTTTGACGGAGGCGAGCGGCAACGTAACGGTGTATTCGCAGGACTACTTTATCACCGCCGATCGCGCTACATACGACGAGCAAAACGGCATCATTGAGCTTTTTGGTAACGTCAATGCGATGCGCGGCAGCAGCGAAACTACGCGCGCGCAGCACGTCAAAATCGATCTGAAAAACGATAAGCAGGAAGCCAACGTAAATTTTATGATGGACAAGGACTCCGAGCTTTGGATGCAAAACGACGCTAGCTGCAGCGATAGCGAATATTACCGCGTGGAGGGCTCTAGCGTATCTAGCTGCAATGTCACCGATCCCGATTGGCGCATTAAATTTAGCAGCGGCATGCTAAATAAAGAGAGCAAATTCCTCCATCTTTTCAATCCAAGATTTTACGTGGGTGATGTGCCGGTGCTCTATCTGCCGTATTTCGGCTTCCCGACCGACCGTACACGTCGCACGGGCTTGCTGCCTCCCGAGGCCGGCTACATCAGCAAGGAAGGGATTTACTACAAGCAACCGATCTATTTTGCGCCTTACGATAGCTGGGATTTTCAGCTCGATCCGCAGGTGCGCACGCGCAGGGGCTTTGGCGTATACGGGACATTTCGATTTACGGAATCGCCGTACTCTTACGGCGAGATTAGAGGCGGAGTTTTCGATAACTTTTCGCGAGCGCAAAAACGCCTCGAATACAAAAACGAGCGTCACCACGGCTTTGAAGTGCAATACGATCGCAGCAAGCTTGCGACCTATCTGCTAGATGGTGATCTGCGCGAAAATTTATGGATCGATTTTACCCAGCTAAACGACCTTGAATACTACGATCTGAAGGAAAAAGGAGGTCTTGGCAACGATGCGGATAATTCGCTCGTAACTTCACGGCTGAATTATTATTTGACCTCAGACGAGCACTATTTTGGCGCTTACGGACGCTACTACATCGATACGAGTAAGCTAAACGCCGATAATACCTTCCGCAACGAAGATACCGTCCAAGAGCTTCCGACGCTGCAATATCATAAATTTAGCAATGATTTGGGACTGCCAAATTTGATCTATTCGCTTGATGCAAAAGCGCGTAATTACACCAGATGGGAGGGCGCGACTGCTCGCCAATATGAGTTTGACGTACCGATTAGTATAAGTACGCCGCTACTGGCGGATTATTTAAATTTCGCCTTTACCGAGCGAGTGTATATGACCAATATCGATTGGCACGATAAATTTTACTACGCAAACGGCGATCTTGGCGAGGATAAAAGCACTTTCTACGCTAATCAATACACCGAGCTTTCACTCTACACCGACGTAGCCAGGGCTTACGATAGCTTGTATCACACTATGAGCTGGAGGGCGGATTTTAGAATTCCAAGCTGGCAGCAAGGCGATATAGAGGATAGAATTTTAAAGTATCATCAGTATAAATACGACCTTGCTCGCGGCGCAGTAGATCGCTCGCGGCTGGGTAACTTGCAAGACTCGCTTTATTGGGAGGATAACTTCTTAAGCGAGCTAAAGGACGAATACACCCACGAAAATGCAGCTTTAAGTATGACGCAGTTTTTTTATAATGAAGACGGACGTAAATTCTTACGCCATAGCGTCAAGCAGCGATATGACTTCGACGATCATGAGTTTGACGATTTAGAACACCGCATCGATGCGTATTTTGCAAATGGGCTAAATATCGGAAACCGCTTTACCTACTCACATAAATATAAAAGCTTTGATAAGGTCTATACCTACGCCAACTACTCCAACGACGACTTTAGCTTTGGACTTAGTCACGCTTACGAATATGAAAAGCTAAGCATGGAGCCTAAACGTTATACGAAAGATAACTACGGCATCGTAAACGCCTCGGTAAATTTGCCTAGGAATAATAAAATTTTTGGGCGTTGGGATTACGACTTAGAGCGATCTTATTCTAAAATGTGGCGCGTGGGACTTTCTCATACGCGCAAGTGTTGGAATTACTCTTTTGTGTATCAAGAGGATATCGAGCCTAAAAATACCAGTACGACGGGCTACAGCAAAGCAAGCAAGGAGCGCGGAATTTACTTTCTCGTAAATTTCTATCCGTTCGGCGGAGTAGGGTATGATTTTTCAGTAGATAGCGAATATGGAAGCGAAAAATAA
- a CDS encoding phosphoribosyltransferase family protein — protein sequence MTPRAELMFESQIDAAMKLAEILPATVIKNENFLIIAQSLESLPIANHLALKLGLAYEFLFTEPVLAPNNPECAIACVSETQEIVMVDELVRSFGISLDYVYGQANRLYEEKILKNMYKFRKGELLGNLEKKNVILVDEGCESGLTALTCIKTLVSLNAKAIFYATPVIGSDNADEIAMLVDGIYAVHKIRDFVNVDFYYKEKTLSSAEEIMQILNKCQLYLPFHETNKNKEKINAVQN from the coding sequence ATGACGCCTAGAGCTGAGCTGATGTTTGAAAGCCAAATCGACGCCGCGATGAAACTCGCAGAAATTTTACCCGCTACCGTGATCAAAAACGAAAATTTTCTAATAATCGCTCAGTCTCTGGAGTCGCTTCCTATCGCAAACCATCTTGCTCTAAAATTAGGGCTTGCTTATGAGTTTTTATTCACAGAACCCGTTTTGGCGCCAAATAATCCTGAATGCGCGATCGCATGCGTAAGCGAAACCCAAGAGATCGTGATGGTGGATGAGCTCGTGCGAAGCTTCGGCATCAGCCTGGATTACGTTTACGGGCAGGCGAACAGACTTTATGAGGAGAAAATTTTAAAAAACATGTATAAATTTCGCAAGGGCGAGCTTTTGGGAAATTTGGAGAAGAAAAACGTTATCTTGGTAGATGAAGGGTGTGAGAGCGGGCTGACCGCGCTTACTTGCATAAAGACGCTCGTAAGCTTAAACGCCAAAGCGATCTTTTATGCCACGCCCGTTATCGGCAGCGATAATGCAGACGAGATCGCCATGCTAGTAGATGGAATTTATGCTGTTCACAAGATCAGAGATTTTGTGAACGTGGATTTTTATTACAAAGAAAAAACGCTCTCAAGCGCGGAGGAGATAATGCAAATTTTAAACAAATGCCAGCTTTATCTACCGTTTCACGAGACTAACAAAAACAAGGAGAAAATTAATGCAGTGCAAAATTGA
- a CDS encoding polyribonucleotide nucleotidyltransferase has product MQCKIEVNGNTEIFDINKVAKQAAGAALLRVKNTVVLATVAREETQVQEDFLPLTVQYIEKMYAAGRIPGGYIKRETKPGDFETLTSRIIDRSLRPLFPKGYAYPTQIVVYVLSADPEVDLQVVALNAASAALYLSDIQIKAPVCGVRIGYQNGNFILNPSNSALKASALDLYVAGVGDELLMIEMRSLPQIKGDAQQMNEFSEDLMVDAIDFAAKAISAGSNAYEEAFLPLKKPDASLEYKPEIEDEDIADFIDANYKDAVKAAINQMAKSERATELNKIVDQILTTEAAAQNEWSKEVISSVIGKYKRGIIRTQIIEDHCRADGRALDEVRPISIETNILPCAHGSCLFTRGQTQALVVTTLGGDSDAQLSDSLTQLEPISDRFMFNYNFPGFCVGEASPLKSPGRRELGHGNLAKRALYPSIDLNSPQSIRVVSEILESNGSSSMASVCGGALSLRAAGVPTLKLVAGVAMGLIFEGDKHAVLTDIMGLEDHDGDMDFKVAGTYEGITALQMDIKLGGISLEVLKEALAQAKQARAHILGLMEQADAAIVINEDVLPKLEIFSVEASKIPDIIGQGGKVIKEITESFGVNIDLDREKGEVKIQGAKASAVSGAKEKILSIVSNSRDFRKPRGERKDVKFQIGEEFDGVVQSVLDFGTFISLRDGVDGLLRAKFITTPYKAGDVVRVRVTDQKGTKISLELA; this is encoded by the coding sequence ATGCAGTGCAAAATTGAAGTAAATGGCAATACCGAAATTTTCGATATCAACAAAGTTGCGAAACAAGCCGCGGGCGCGGCGCTTTTACGTGTGAAAAATACCGTCGTGCTGGCTACCGTAGCGCGCGAAGAGACGCAGGTGCAGGAGGACTTTTTACCCCTTACCGTGCAGTATATCGAGAAGATGTACGCGGCAGGCAGAATCCCCGGAGGCTACATCAAGCGCGAGACCAAGCCGGGCGATTTTGAGACGCTAACGAGCCGCATCATAGACCGCTCGCTGCGCCCGCTCTTTCCAAAGGGCTATGCGTATCCGACGCAGATCGTAGTTTACGTGCTATCGGCAGATCCTGAGGTCGATCTGCAAGTCGTCGCTCTTAATGCGGCGTCTGCGGCGCTATATCTTAGCGACATCCAGATTAAAGCGCCCGTTTGCGGCGTCCGCATAGGATATCAAAATGGAAATTTCATCCTAAATCCGAGCAACTCCGCGCTTAAAGCCAGCGCACTTGATCTTTACGTAGCCGGCGTCGGCGATGAGCTTTTGATGATCGAGATGCGCTCTCTGCCGCAGATTAAAGGTGACGCGCAGCAGATGAATGAATTTAGCGAAGATCTAATGGTGGATGCGATCGATTTTGCCGCAAAGGCGATAAGCGCGGGCTCAAACGCCTACGAAGAGGCTTTTTTGCCGCTTAAAAAGCCCGATGCGAGCCTGGAATATAAGCCCGAGATAGAGGATGAGGATATCGCGGATTTTATCGACGCGAACTACAAAGACGCCGTCAAAGCTGCAATCAATCAGATGGCAAAGAGCGAACGCGCTACCGAACTAAACAAAATCGTGGATCAAATTTTAACCACCGAGGCTGCGGCGCAAAACGAGTGGAGCAAAGAGGTGATCTCCAGCGTCATCGGCAAGTATAAGCGCGGCATCATCCGCACGCAGATCATCGAGGATCATTGCAGAGCCGACGGACGCGCGCTTGATGAGGTGCGCCCGATCAGTATCGAGACCAATATCCTGCCGTGCGCGCATGGAAGCTGCCTATTTACGCGCGGGCAGACGCAGGCTCTGGTCGTCACTACGCTGGGCGGCGATAGCGACGCGCAGCTAAGCGACAGCCTAACGCAACTTGAGCCGATCAGCGATAGATTTATGTTTAACTACAACTTCCCGGGCTTTTGCGTCGGCGAAGCAAGCCCGCTCAAAAGCCCAGGCAGACGCGAGTTGGGGCATGGAAATTTAGCCAAAAGAGCGCTATATCCGAGCATCGATCTAAACTCGCCGCAGTCTATCCGTGTAGTGAGCGAAATTTTAGAGAGCAACGGCTCAAGCTCGATGGCTTCGGTCTGCGGCGGCGCACTTTCTCTCCGAGCAGCGGGCGTACCTACGCTAAAGCTCGTTGCGGGCGTAGCGATGGGTTTGATTTTTGAGGGCGACAAGCATGCCGTGCTAACCGACATAATGGGGCTTGAGGATCACGACGGCGATATGGATTTTAAGGTCGCGGGCACCTACGAGGGCATCACTGCGCTTCAGATGGATATCAAGCTCGGCGGCATCAGCCTGGAGGTTTTAAAGGAGGCTCTAGCGCAGGCAAAGCAGGCTCGTGCGCATATTTTGGGTCTTATGGAGCAGGCGGACGCAGCGATCGTCATAAATGAAGATGTGCTTCCGAAGCTTGAAATTTTTAGCGTCGAGGCAAGCAAAATCCCCGACATCATCGGCCAGGGCGGCAAGGTCATCAAAGAGATCACCGAAAGCTTCGGCGTAAATATCGATCTGGATCGCGAAAAGGGCGAGGTCAAGATCCAAGGCGCCAAAGCTAGCGCCGTATCGGGCGCGAAAGAGAAAATTTTATCAATAGTTTCAAATTCTCGCGATTTTCGCAAGCCACGCGGTGAACGCAAAGATGTAAAATTTCAGATCGGCGAGGAGTTTGACGGCGTGGTGCAAAGCGTGCTGGATTTCGGTACCTTTATCTCGCTGCGAGACGGCGTGGACGGATTGCTGCGCGCTAAATTTATCACAACGCCTTACAAGGCGGGCGATGTAGTGCGAGTGCGCGTGACCGATCAGAAAGGCACTAAAATTTCACTGGAATTAGCTTAA
- a CDS encoding universal stress protein translates to MQLKKIFFPIGGGEELAERIHGALLVNKFFGTHINIMACQLDPKMIYNVRMTLKGGVLMDEFLKSAGDEMRAEREEIKAIFDAECAKLGLDQSDDDHVPNSAALRHMVGIRSELVEKYSKYCDLVLVSVPPTGSITGTFEAAVTKSGKPCIVIPRKLKEFRADKILVSLTGTAASARALDNWLELLQRAKSVTVITANHYLQEGIPETKRRISDYLALHDVNIDAFETLNADGKIPGQVLLEYADAGDFDLIVAGLHSDSGIKEIFLGGASKYFLQKTKIPVLM, encoded by the coding sequence ATGCAGCTTAAAAAGATATTTTTCCCTATCGGCGGCGGCGAGGAGCTGGCAGAGCGCATACACGGAGCGCTGCTCGTGAATAAATTTTTCGGTACGCACATCAATATAATGGCGTGCCAGCTCGATCCTAAGATGATCTACAACGTCCGCATGACGCTAAAAGGCGGCGTGTTGATGGATGAATTTTTAAAATCCGCAGGAGACGAGATGAGGGCTGAGCGCGAGGAGATCAAAGCGATCTTCGACGCCGAATGCGCCAAGCTGGGCCTAGATCAAAGCGACGACGATCACGTCCCAAATAGCGCCGCTTTGAGGCATATGGTGGGCATCCGCTCCGAGCTGGTCGAGAAATACTCCAAATATTGTGATTTGGTGCTGGTTTCGGTGCCGCCTACCGGCTCTATTACGGGCACGTTCGAGGCGGCGGTCACTAAAAGCGGCAAGCCTTGCATTGTCATACCGCGCAAGCTGAAGGAGTTTAGGGCGGATAAAATTTTAGTCTCGCTTACCGGCACTGCGGCGTCTGCAAGGGCGCTTGATAATTGGCTGGAGCTTTTGCAGCGCGCCAAGTCCGTCACCGTCATCACCGCAAACCACTACCTCCAAGAGGGCATCCCCGAAACGAAGCGCCGAATAAGCGATTATTTGGCTCTGCACGACGTTAATATCGATGCTTTCGAGACGCTAAACGCAGACGGCAAGATCCCGGGACAGGTGCTGCTAGAGTACGCCGACGCGGGCGATTTCGACCTAATCGTCGCGGGCTTGCACTCAGACAGCGGCATAAAGGAGATTTTCTTAGGCGGCGCGTCGAAATACTTCCTGCAAAAGACCAAAATTCCGGTCTTAATGTAG
- a CDS encoding cation:proton antiporter has translation MNEIYVLIALSFLIFASPFLASLARIPLSPMEIMLGIIAANLGLLPPSATFDLAAQIGFCYLMFLAGCEVDFRALLAMPRKILRLILIFLALLYILSALAVWMFELPQTLIIAAPLMSVGLLSALYKEYGKDQAWLNLAMPAGVIGELISIAALTVGGIYLKNGFGVEMALHIGALLGFSVAALAVFKGLEILFWWFPALKTVIMPKYDKNEKDVRFAMALFCLICAGVMLLGLEVVIGAFIAGTFLPTFFSHKDDLIEKLSSFGFGFLVPIFFIHTGAVIKLEALLMPGVMSFAASLAALMFGIRLLASATFLSTLGRKGAVLFALSLSMPLTLVIATATLFYSTAAISQEIYFAMIIASLIEALASMILINFIYKKF, from the coding sequence ATGAATGAAATTTACGTCCTAATCGCGCTATCGTTTTTGATCTTTGCTTCGCCCTTTTTGGCTAGCTTAGCTAGAATTCCGCTCTCGCCTATGGAGATCATGCTTGGCATAATAGCCGCAAATTTAGGGCTTTTGCCGCCAAGCGCGACCTTCGATCTAGCCGCGCAGATCGGCTTTTGCTACCTTATGTTTTTGGCGGGCTGCGAGGTGGATTTCCGCGCGCTGCTTGCGATGCCGCGCAAAATTTTGCGGCTGATCCTAATCTTTTTGGCGCTGCTTTATATCCTGAGCGCGCTTGCGGTTTGGATGTTTGAACTGCCGCAGACGCTTATCATCGCCGCACCTCTGATGAGCGTCGGGCTGCTTTCGGCGCTGTATAAGGAATACGGCAAGGATCAAGCGTGGCTAAATCTCGCGATGCCCGCGGGCGTGATCGGCGAGCTCATCAGCATCGCCGCCCTCACGGTGGGCGGCATCTACCTTAAAAACGGCTTCGGCGTCGAGATGGCGCTTCACATCGGCGCGCTTTTGGGCTTTTCGGTCGCCGCTCTAGCGGTTTTTAAAGGACTTGAAATTCTATTTTGGTGGTTCCCCGCGCTAAAAACGGTGATCATGCCCAAATACGACAAAAACGAAAAGGACGTGCGATTTGCGATGGCGCTGTTTTGCCTCATCTGCGCGGGGGTGATGCTTTTGGGGCTTGAGGTCGTAATCGGCGCCTTCATCGCAGGCACCTTTCTGCCGACCTTTTTTTCGCACAAGGACGACCTCATCGAGAAGCTATCGTCGTTCGGCTTCGGCTTTTTGGTGCCGATATTTTTCATACACACTGGAGCCGTGATCAAGCTAGAAGCGCTCCTTATGCCTGGAGTGATGAGCTTTGCCGCGAGTCTAGCGGCGCTGATGTTTGGCATCAGGCTGCTTGCGAGCGCTACGTTTTTAAGCACCCTGGGCCGCAAAGGCGCGGTGCTTTTCGCGCTATCGCTTTCTATGCCGCTAACCCTCGTCATCGCCACAGCGACGCTTTTTTACTCCACCGCCGCGATCTCGCAAGAGATATACTTCGCGATGATCATCGCCTCGCTCATAGAGGCGCTCGCGTCGATGATTTTGATAAATTTTATTTACAAGAAATTTTAG
- a CDS encoding metallophosphoesterase family protein: MIIGVISDSHRETKVAASAIEWLLARGADLLVHAEGIVASETLRLLRQSGKSYFAVLGNNDEALTEFKNEFDLRGEPFCTEFAGLRLKIMHHPFYLFDEEPVAQNEADGLNLDADLGAGADRAANFRKDFGADLVKNSSFSVEVSCGTNLGSNCRADRREILISNSKAAACLANLNSNFNATDDDEILNGTCRADENFDTAGMDTGPASSPNANLNSNASANLAANMGSDANSKAGSGADRAANLTAPNMNSNLTATSGPNASGESKNRGPCGRGAGKIPTIKIYGHTHFFAAAVDKNGTLVLNPGEICGRKKRLFGLPVLWCKSGNCAHLVSIRSAKNYKATERKS, translated from the coding sequence TTGATAATAGGCGTCATCTCGGACTCTCATCGCGAAACGAAAGTCGCTGCCAGCGCCATAGAGTGGCTGCTCGCGCGCGGAGCGGATCTGCTCGTGCACGCAGAGGGCATCGTTGCGAGCGAGACGCTGCGGCTTTTGCGACAAAGCGGCAAGTCCTACTTTGCGGTTTTAGGGAACAACGACGAAGCGCTTACCGAGTTTAAAAATGAGTTCGACCTACGGGGTGAGCCCTTTTGTACGGAGTTTGCAGGGCTGCGACTAAAAATAATGCACCATCCGTTTTATCTCTTTGACGAGGAGCCCGTGGCGCAAAACGAAGCAGACGGATTAAATTTAGACGCGGATTTAGGCGCGGGTGCGGATCGCGCGGCAAATTTTCGCAAGGATTTCGGCGCAGACCTAGTCAAAAATTCTAGCTTTAGCGTCGAAGTAAGTTGCGGCACGAATTTAGGCTCAAACTGCAGAGCAGATCGCAGAGAAATTTTAATCTCAAATTCTAAAGCGGCGGCTTGCTTGGCAAATTTAAACTCAAATTTTAATGCTACGGACGATGATGAAATTTTAAACGGCACATGCCGTGCAGATGAAAATTTTGATACGGCAGGCATGGACACGGGCCCCGCTTCAAGCCCGAACGCAAATTTAAACTCAAATGCAAGCGCGAATTTGGCCGCCAATATGGGCTCGGATGCGAACTCTAAAGCAGGCTCCGGTGCGGATCGCGCAGCAAATTTAACGGCGCCGAACATGAACTCAAATTTGACCGCAACTTCGGGCCCTAACGCAAGCGGCGAAAGTAAAAATCGAGGTCCGTGTGGGCGAGGCGCAGGCAAAATTCCAACTATCAAAATTTACGGCCACACCCATTTTTTCGCCGCGGCGGTGGATAAAAACGGCACGCTCGTGTTAAATCCGGGCGAGATTTGCGGGCGCAAAAAGCGGCTTTTCGGTTTGCCTGTGTTGTGGTGCAAGAGCGGAAATTGCGCGCATCTCGTCTCCATTCGCAGCGCAAAGAACTATAAAGCGACCGAAAGGAAGTCTTAA